The genomic interval CTCACTTCAAATgtcatttgtttaaaatgactaaactttatcttttatttgaaaatttgaaaatagccaacaaaaaaaatctaattgtgggggcactggtggcgcagtggttagtgcgcgcgccccatgtgtggaggctgtggtcttccaagcgggcggcccgggctcgggtccggcctgtggctcctttcccgcatgtcattccctactctctctctctccctgatttctgactctatccactgtcctatatctccattaaaggcaaaagaagcccaaaaataaatcttaaaaataaaaaaaataaaaaaagaattaaaaaaaatctaattgtgATAGACCTTACACATAAACaatgaaatgttgaaaatgcCATCCGCAGAAAAAATGAACAAGAGGGATAAAGGAACAGTACAAAAACCACGGGTTAGGACTTAGGACTCGTGCAAACTTTGGAAACAAATGACGAGGAACTTAAATTCAAGCCAGCCAAAGACGCAGAGTCCCTTAAATCCTAAAGCACACTTTTAGAGAGATTAAGGGTCCCCCGTGCATTTCTGCTGTAATCCTTGAGATGACTAAGTGGGCAGCTGCTAAAAAAGCAGGTCTAAGAGAAAGGATGCCATGCCgtttagtgttttaaaaatgagtaAGAGTATGTTCAAATGTATATTATAAACAGCTGTAATGCAAtgagttggtaaaaaaaaaaaaaaaaagaggccttTGTGAGGTCCTAGTCTGTAGACGAGCTTCCTTTTAAAAGATGTTCAATAAGAGCATTAAATGatctagagaaaaaaaagtcaaagtcaccCCAAGGTAATAGTCCTGCATCTTAATATTATTAAAGATTACTATCTTAATAACTTGGCCATAAATATTAAGATGTAGGAACTTATGCTGCATCCATATATTAATGTCTTGTAAACATTGCACTATCGTATCAGTGAGGCTAAAATAAGTGtatcttttaaaacaaattgCATGCTTTCTACGTAAATGACAAAGTGAAATATATAgacttaaaatgaaataaacctAAATTAGATTCTTGATGATGTCGATGCTGGTGCACTGTGTGAACACCATATGAACCTTCTGTTCAGGTGTGCTGCGTTGCTGTTGAAAGGAGGCGCAGATGTCAATGTGAGGATGAGGGAGTCGAGGCTCACACCACTGCACACAGCTGCTCGGCGAGCCCTGGAGGAGCACGTGGAGCTCTTCCTCAGCAACGGAGCAGACATATTGGCCACAAACCAGGAGGGGGAGACCCCTTTGAACGCTGCGTGTTCAGGCGCTGAGAGGCCCTCGGAGGCAGGCCGTTATTTGCGTGTGATTCAGAGCCTGTTGGGTGCAGGAGCCGACCCCAGAACTGCAGGCAGGAAGCAGCACACACCCTTGCACAATGCCTGCGCTAACTGCTGCCCTCGGATTGTAGACGTCCTCCTGCAGCATGGAGCCAAGGCAGATGTGACCAACTGTGCAGGATACACGCCAATGGACTGTCTGTTACAGGTAGCTCATAAAGGCTGGGTGCATTTCAGTAGAGTTAGTGAGTTACTTAGAGCTACTTTAATcagcaaagtttaaaatctaaaaGGCACTGATacattaaagatgtttttttttttaactaaggCAATGTAGTAAACATAACTGTTTTTGGTTTTCAGGTGGTTGAAGATTACCCTGATCACCAACCGGAAGCAATAGCACGGTCACTCCTGAACCATGGAGCGAAGCCAGTTTTACCAAAGGTATGTTgaaacctgaacctgaaccaaATTAAAAGAATTAGATTTACGGTTCTCTAATGCAAACCTGGCCCTAAGGTGATCAGTCAGTGtcccttctttttcctcttacCTCAACCTGAACCCAAGTTCATTCCACATACAGCACTTAGCTGTCGCTCACAAACATTCAACGTAAGCAGTACTCCTGAGCGTAGGGAGACGTGCTTTTGGAAAAGACCATCAAAATGGAAAGTTAACTTGGTTAAATGCTTTTAGTGGTCAACAATGAGTTTTTACAGAGAGATCTGTGGTTTTGgtcatgaattaaaaatgtgaaataatgacaTCATTGCAGTATAGCTTTGAAGCCAAAGCAACAAATCAGATAATCCTTTACACTATGCACAACACAATTAAAATTTTATATTTGAACTAAGTACACAAATGAAGATCTGAAAAGTAAATAATTAACTGGTATGTAAACAAAAAATTGGAAGGAAAGTAAAATATGATATTATGCAATGAAGTTAAGACCAAATTAGTAATAAAGTAATATGTAATTTCAATAAATGGAAGTTTAAGGCGAGCAGTCTCATGTAACACATCATCTGTAGTCAGTGTTTTCATTAAGAAgacaacatttaaatagtgaaaataTGGTTTGAAGGAAACGTCATTTTGATAAGTAGACAATTATAAGATGTAATTTTTATTAGAGTCTGTCACATATGGATACATCGATAAaatctctcctctttacttattcACTATAGCTTTACTCAgctgtgtttttcatttattttaagaagaATTTCTTCTCTCCAGATGTTGAAGCAGTGTGTCCTCTCTCCTGCCACTCTGGAGGTGATGTTGAACTCGTATACATCCATCCCTCCCTGTGATTGGATGGACTGTCTGAGTGCTGATATATACGAGGTGAATTATCTCTGTTTTGTTAAATTTCTTCCCTATAACTCTTTATCTACATTCCAGTGCTTTAGTATCTGTTTGTCCTTTCCCCTGTCTCAGGAGCATCGCTCTTTCTTCGACTTGGTGCGTCAGCGGAGCACTCTGCCACGCTCTCTGCAGCATCTCTGTAGATGTGCTTTGCGTCTGTGGCTCGGACCCCGGTGTTATTCAGCTGTCAGTAAACTGGAAATTCCCAGCTCTTTAAGGGATTACCTGCTGCTGTGTAACGATGGGACACTTCAGTGACTTATCATTTTTATCAGTTTAGTTCTTCTTTAAATTCAGATCTACTTTTGATtgcaataaaatgttgtttcttctGATATTTCTAACTTGAGCTTCACTCATATTTGATCCAATGTTAGCGgcactacttttttttaacagaaaaaccATGATGTAGTTGAGTAAGATATAATATTTCAAACACAATATTAACAAAATGATAGGCCTACCTAGTTACAATATTAAGTACATGCTTACACACGGGCGggtgtggctcagttggtagagtcgtcgcctctcaaccggaaggtcgagggttcaatccccagctgagcaatatgtccgatgtgtccttgtgcaagacacttaaccctgaattgctccctctgcttcagtggtggtgtatgaatggtattagttacctctgatggatgatactacatagtgaccACTACCatgagtgtgtgaaagggtgtgaatgggtgggtgtgacatgtggtgtaaaagcactttgagtagttggaagactagaaaagcactatataagctcaagtccatttaccttagtataaatatttcaattattataataaaacacCAAACGGGCCCACTAGGagtcctttttaaaatgtaataccTTAAGTTAACTTTgctgaaattattattttagctATATAAGTAAAAAATACTATATATAGCCtattatcttgtcattctctgcaaatactgtctcaattctcaattccccccagttaacttcatcattcactTTGTACTGTGTATATagcccctgtttttatttttatttatctaatctattctgttaaatgtgtatttttgagctttcttgtctgtgctgctgtaacgcccgaatttcccctctggggatcaataaagtactatcctaatGTAGAATTCCGTAAAATTGACTTAATGAATACAATCTGTGCACTTTATATATTTCCTTTGTCTTAAATCACCAGACTtgaaaatgcacacacaaatctgCCACACCATTTTTATCCTGAATGTAGAATTCAACTGGtgtgaatgataataatatgaGGTGCAACAGGCGTGACCCCATTTCCAAAACAAACGCCGCGACAGGCTCCGTAAATACGTGGTGACGTCACACCGTCTCAACGCCTCTGTGTTTATCATGTTAAAGAAGCAGCTGCTAACTAGCCAGCACTGAGAGCCTCGTCTTCAAACATGCTCTGAATTCATAGCTGGCAGGTAAGCTCGTTTCATATCTGCACATTGAATACACGCATACATTTCCCACGACGTCCGTTTTCGCTCTGGAAACTGTTGAAGACATAACAAATGGAGCAGCCAGATTTGCAAAACGCCGAAGGTCGTTATTCGGCTAGCAAAGTAGGCTAGCATTCAAAGCTAACTTCAGCTCATTAACTAGCGACACCGGAATAAACTGCACCTCAACAAGTTGGCAGGGCGGAAGGTTTTGGTTGTGAAAAAGGGTAACGTTTTGTCTGAAAGGGCTAAAGTCAAGTGTAACTACTAACGTGGCAGGAGGAAACCTTGTTTTGATCAGCTGGCTGTTTGAACATAGCTTGCTCTCAGCTACAAGAAACAGCTGTTGACCAGCCCTTAAAGGCTGCTGCGTGTCTTTATGTTAAGTAACACAACCTACATAATGCTAATGCGCTCTCCACATTGTTGTTTCtcttaaaaaagacaatatttcTCTCATTAAGATAGAAAACCTATCTCCAGCCGGTTACTGACTCTCcgttttaaagtatttattgtgTGAGGAGACGCGTAAGGATCCAAATATTGTGTAAACTCCAATCAGGGTCTTGTGTAAGGTAGCCTTTGGCTTAAACATGCAAAGGCTTAGTCAACTCTACCAGAATAGAACCTATATCATGATGCATGGCCAGaggtgcttttttttgtatcattatAGTGGTTTCATTGTGTTATCAGGTGTATATAtaatttgtgttgttcttactctctcatgtacgtcgctttggataaaagctaagtgaattgtagaatataaTTTCTTCAAAAGATgcttggagaagaaaaaaaaacaggacccAGAGTTTCACAATATAGTGAATGAACTGTGTGTTTTGATAGATTCGTCTTTTCAAAAATGCATAATGAATTGACATGAAATATAAACCCTACTGGTTCAATAAATGGTGGATCACAATTGATTCAGCAAAAATGCCCAGTCCAgcttcttgattttttttaaataattgacaCATTTGTCgtcttgttaaataaaaaaatgaaaaaaatacatctggGTTTGGAGAATAAGTTGGACAAAACGGGAGACTTTGGGTCTTGAACTGATGCTTTTACAATATTGAAGGTCCTAATGGCTGAATATAGTAATTTTAATAAGTCGTAGTAATTTTACTTTGTCCTGTCATTGTAGAGGTAGTAGTGAGATAAGTATGATTAAACAATGTTGAAATTAAGCATACGTTGCagcctaataataataattaataattataataataataatcctggCAATTCaattgtgaagctgtaatatGAATGTCTGTTGTGGTAGATCCTCCCAAAAAAATGGCATGATTAACAACATTGCCTACAACGGCTTAATTATAGGACCGATAATAAAGGTGAAGGCTGCACACACATTCCACTTTTTTGGTCACATTGTTTAGcggatgtattttttttttgtgtctgcaggtttGGTGAACAGAGATGGCAGTGTGTGCACTGACCATGTTGGATGGGATGGAGGGTGAGGTGACCGCAGCAGGGGGAATGTTGCTCCTGGTCCTGGCCCTTGTATTCGCTTGGCTCTCGACACATGTGGCCGACCGGGGAGATCACATACTGGGCACCATCCTCACCGTGGGCGCCCATGCCTCTCTGATCAGACTGGGAGGCCCCGACAGCTACAGTGGGGGGTCCCCCAGCGCTGACACCTCGGAACAGCAGACTCCTTCGCCCTCGCAGGAGAACAAGCCTGACGACAGTGAacaagggacagagagaggagagggtgagGGAACAGGGGAGGGTGCCGACGGGGTCAGGACAGATCTGCTGCTGGACATACAGAGCAAACAATCACAGGCTGGACGGCTGCAGGCTtcagatgaggaggatgatgaagtggaggatgaggaggaggacgaggagctggaggaggaagataaAAAGATATTGATGCATTTCCCAGTGTTGTCCAGCACCATCACCCCCACCACTACTGCTACTACACCACTCATCTCTGTTCGCCTTAAGTTTTTAAATGATACGGAGGAGGTAGCTGTTGTAGAACCACAGGATACAGTGGGAGTACTGAAAAGGTTGGTCCTATAAAAGCATGTtcattaaaaggaaaacaagttGTACTTTTTAAGGACATGTGCATGCTTGCTTTCTTGCAGAGTGGGATGAAAAGATGGATACGATTCTCATGAATGCATGGAAGGAGTTTAGATAGTTaagcttagcattaagactggAAACAGGACTAAACAGCTTGTAACCTTCGGATGGAGCCTGGCTAGCTCTTTCCCTTTGCTTCctttctttatgctaagctgAGCAACCATCAGTAGCTTTTTATCTATTGTTAAGACAAGAGATTGATGTTCATCTTCCAATCTCACTCACTACAGAAactacaaaaacatattttccttAAATGCCTATTCTAATATATCTTTTACCCTCTCTCCGTCTCAGTAAATACTTCTCAGGTCGGGAGCATCAAATTAAACTCATCTACCAAGGCCAATTACTGCAGGATCCCAAGAGGACTCTGTTATCCCTGAACATCGCACACAACAGCGTAATCCACTGCCACATCTCCCAGACCCTGCACGAGCCCTCTCCAGAGGAAGGGGCTCAGTCTGGGGTCGGGTCCGGGGTATCTGGAGGATTCAGGGCTGCCGGAGTGGCCATCAGCACCGGCAGCCTGGTGGTGCCTGTGTTTGTGGTGATACTGGCTGTGGTATGGTACTTCCGCATCAACTACAGGCAGTTCTTCACTGCCCCAGCGACCATCTCCCTCGTGGGAGTCACTGTGTTCTTCAGCTTTCTGATATTTGGGATGCACAGCCgctgaaaaaaatgcagagaAGAGGGCACACGCTTATAGTTGAATGTTGAGAGGTTATGTAAAAATAACTACAGCAGTGGGTTATGTTTGGAGGGACAGACATATTGGACATATTAAAAGAGTTGCTTAGTGCATAGCCACAGCTGATTGGATCCTGCACTGTGTGTGGTGAGTGTGTGGGTGGCTAGGTGagcctgtttgtgcatgcaccaagataaaaacaaaacagatgattTTACAATATGTGGGGTAAATAATAACCAGCTATAACTAAACCATAGCTTAGCAACtctagaaaaaacaaaattgtcGTCAGCCccatgctttaaaaaatgtctctctgtctgcttttattGTTGCTAAAGATCATGACGCTTTCCTGTTCGTCATTAGTCTCAAAggcctctgtttgtgtttaaaaaaaaaaaaaaaaaaagatataattAACAGGTAATTGCAAGAATCTAATA from Labrus mixtus chromosome 20, fLabMix1.1, whole genome shotgun sequence carries:
- the tmub2 gene encoding transmembrane and ubiquitin-like domain-containing protein 2, with the translated sequence MAVCALTMLDGMEGEVTAAGGMLLLVLALVFAWLSTHVADRGDHILGTILTVGAHASLIRLGGPDSYSGGSPSADTSEQQTPSPSQENKPDDSEQGTERGEGEGTGEGADGVRTDLLLDIQSKQSQAGRLQASDEEDDEVEDEEEDEELEEEDKKILMHFPVLSSTITPTTTATTPLISVRLKFLNDTEEVAVVEPQDTVGVLKSKYFSGREHQIKLIYQGQLLQDPKRTLLSLNIAHNSVIHCHISQTLHEPSPEEGAQSGVGSGVSGGFRAAGVAISTGSLVVPVFVVILAVVWYFRINYRQFFTAPATISLVGVTVFFSFLIFGMHSR
- the asb16 gene encoding ankyrin repeat and SOCS box protein 16; the encoded protein is MSKDTFPFSSTSLRSLRLEQEFQEWEDARRSLAHRRTMTRAPLPRAPRPPTRQQGQRLQEVRAPPPQVRCRDTAIHNTFMCGDMKGVYAVLKDPGMVNALMETVHEEMIWAPEMGMWTLSSKVKQTSALRLASSRGHTGCVEELLFREAEVNADPGGSTALHDACAGGHTVCVQLLLGHGADPEKLSEDGSAPLHLCTSAQSFQCAALLLKGGADVNVRMRESRLTPLHTAARRALEEHVELFLSNGADILATNQEGETPLNAACSGAERPSEAGRYLRVIQSLLGAGADPRTAGRKQHTPLHNACANCCPRIVDVLLQHGAKADVTNCAGYTPMDCLLQVVEDYPDHQPEAIARSLLNHGAKPVLPKMLKQCVLSPATLEVMLNSYTSIPPCDWMDCLSADIYEEHRSFFDLVRQRSTLPRSLQHLCRCALRLWLGPRCYSAVSKLEIPSSLRDYLLLCNDGTLQ